In Arachis hypogaea cultivar Tifrunner chromosome 7, arahy.Tifrunner.gnm2.J5K5, whole genome shotgun sequence, the genomic window TTCAacatatgtataaataaaaataaaaatataatataatctttttaaaattttgatttaaaagtCTCAATGAGTAGTATTCTGTGCATTTTCAACCCCTAATCCATACAAGACTCCAGCATACTTCTGGAGGGAGCCACTAAAGAAATTCTCCTTCAACTTGCGGAAGGTAGATGACGTCAGCAAACTATCGGAACCGGCCTGGTGGCAGACCCCAACCCTCTCGACCTCCAAGAGCTCAGCGAGCTTGTTGAGGCCTCCGTGAAGGCTGTTGCAGAACTTCATGAGATGCTTAATGTCGTAGACGGTGGGGAAATACAAATTGATGAGGTTGAAGAACCCCGTCTGCGTCTCCGGCAGGTTCTGACACGTCAGCAGCTTCAGCAGGTACCCAAAATCATAACCGCTGTGGAACGTCACCCAATGCACGTTGTCGTTCAACACGATCCCGGACGACATCAGCAGCTCCCCAAAACGCCGGGCGTCAATGCCGTCCGCGTTGTTCTTTTGGAAATCGATGCCGCTCTGCCGGAGGAGCTCGATGGAGTCGTTCGCGAAGACGTCCTCGTTCAGGTTGAACTCGCGGAAGTTGAACTGCCAGATGCAGGGGGCGTCGGAGGTGCCGCATCTAGGGAGGTTGCCCTGCTCGTCGGAGAAGGTCAGCCCCAATTGGATGAGCTTCAACATGTCCACGTTCTCCTTCAGCGTCTGGTAATGAAAATCATAACTGTTCTTGAAGTTTCCCACGGGGCGGAGGACGATTCCTGGGAACTCCGTGTCCATGGCGATGTAAGGGTAATCGTCCACGATCTCACGGATAATGGCGAATTCCTCCTCCACATTGTGGTTCCAAACCTCCCTAATTTCGACCGAATCGACAGGAGGCATTCCCTCCACGCTCCAGATCCCACGGCTACAGCGCCAGATCTCTTCAATTGGGTTCAAAATTACCACGAATTCTATTCATAcaacaaaaataattgaagaaagaAAGGCAGAGGAATCTGACCTTGGCTGAAAGACAAGAGGGAAGAGGATGGCGGTGGTGTAGGGTACAGTATAGAGATTCGGACCTCTCTCTCCCGTGTTAGGGTTTCTTACACGAAAGGGACAAAGGGAAGAGAGGTCGTCGGATATA contains:
- the LOC112703805 gene encoding probable CCR4-associated factor 1 homolog 7: MPPVDSVEIREVWNHNVEEEFAIIREIVDDYPYIAMDTEFPGIVLRPVGNFKNSYDFHYQTLKENVDMLKLIQLGLTFSDEQGNLPRCGTSDAPCIWQFNFREFNLNEDVFANDSIELLRQSGIDFQKNNADGIDARRFGELLMSSGIVLNDNVHWVTFHSGYDFGYLLKLLTCQNLPETQTGFFNLINLYFPTVYDIKHLMKFCNSLHGGLNKLAELLEVERVGVCHQAGSDSLLTSSTFRKLKENFFSGSLQKYAGVLYGLGVENAQNTTH